In Helianthus annuus cultivar XRQ/B chromosome 8, HanXRQr2.0-SUNRISE, whole genome shotgun sequence, a single genomic region encodes these proteins:
- the LOC110873703 gene encoding probable methyltransferase PMT2 yields MATKAKQGDNKTRRSFSVFLIFGLCCFFYLLGAWQRSGFGKGDTIAHEITKNADCSVVSNLNIETHHGVGVKNSNDLRSETKVVPPCHDRFIDHTPCHDDNEKLHCLIPAPKGYVTPFPWPQSRDYVPFANAAYQNLTVEKAENWIQFEGNVFRFPDRVKQFPHGVDAYIDQIALVIPIGNGVVRTALDTGCGAASLGAYLFKKNVITMSFSPKDSHEPQIRFALERGVPAFVGDLDTIKLPFPSRSFDMAHCSQCSIPWTQNDGKYMIEIDRVLRPGGYWVLSGPPINWKAKYKTWQHSKEELEDEQKKIEEIAKLLCWEKKHEKGDMMIWRKRVNTDYCRERESRVTICQPSSADDIWYKEMEACVTPYPKTSNRDEVAGGELKPFPQRLNDVPPRISSGSIHGISSESFEDDNKLWVKHVNAYKRVNKIIGIGRYRNIMDMNAGLGSFAAALESPKSWVMNVMPTIAGKDTLGVVYERGLIGMYHDWCEAFSTYPRSYDLIHANGLFSLYKDKCSYEDILLEMDRILRPEGTVIIRDHEIELIKVKKIVSGMRWNTKMVDHEDGPLLPEKILFVVKQYWVAAGENSSPSSR; encoded by the exons ATGGCAACTAAAGCGAAGCAAGGTGATAATAAAACTAGAAGATCTTTTTCCGTATTCTTAATATTCGGCTTGTGCTGTTTCTTCTACCTCTTGGGCGCATGGCAAAGAAGCGGTTTCGGGAAAGGAGACACGATAGCTCACGAAATAACAAAAAACGCTGATTGTAGCGTCGTATCAAATCTAAACATCGAGACCCACCATGGTGTTGGCGTGAAGAACTCAAACGATCTACGATCCGAAACTAAGGTTGTTCCACCATGCCACGATCGGTTCATCGATCACACACCTTGTCACGATGATAACGAGAAGCTACACTGTCTTATTCCAGCCCCGAAAGGCTACGTTACTCCGTTTCCGTGGCCCCAAAGCCGTGATTATGTGCCGTTTGCTAATGCAGCTTATCAAAACTTGACGGTTGAAAAGGCGGAAAATTGGATACAATTTGAAGGAAATGTTTTTAGGTTTCCCGATAGAGTGAAACAGTTTCCTCATGGGGTTGATGCGTATATTGATCAAATAGCATTGGTTATTCCAATCGGCAATGGGGTTGTTCGAACTGCTCTCGACACTGGGTGCGGG GCTGCAAGTTTGGGTGCGTACCTATTCAAGAAAAACGTTATTACCATGTCATTTTCACCAAAAGACTCACACGAACCACAAATTCGGTTCGCACTAGAAAGAGGCGTTCCCGCATTTGTCGGTGATCTCGACACTATAAAGCTTCCATTTCCGTCAAGATCCTTCGACATGGCTCATTGTTCTCAATGCTCGATCCCATGGACCCAAAATG ATGGAAAGTATATGATAGAAATTGATCGAGTTTTGAGACCCGGGGGCTATTGGGTGCTTTCGGGGCCGCCTATTAACTGGAAGGCGAAATATAAAACATGGCAACATTCGAAAGAAGAACTCGAAGATGAACAAAAgaaaattgaggaaattgctaaACTTCTTTGTTGGGAGAAGAAACACGAGAAAGGTGACATGATGATATGGAGGAAAAGAGTAAATACAGATTATTGTCGAGAAAGAGAATCGCGTGTTACCATTTGTCAACCGTCAAGTGCCGATGATATATG GTACAAAGAAATGGAGGCATGTGTTACCCCGTACCCCAAAACAAGCAACAGAGACGAGGTTGCCGGTGGTGAATTAAAACCGTTCCCACAAAGACTTAACGATGTTCCTCCAAGAATTTCAAGTGGTTCCATACATGGAATCTCTTCCGAGTCATTTGAAGACGACAACAAGTTATGGGTTAAACATGTGAATGCTTACAAGAGGGTGAACAAGATTATTGGTATAGGGCGTTATCGTAATATCATGGATATGAATGCCGGTCTTGGAAGTTTTGCGGCTGCACTTGAATCCCCGAAATCTTGGGTAATGAATGTGATGCCGACGATAGCCGGTAAAGACACTCTTGGTGTCGTTTATGAGCGAGGCTTGATTGGAATGTATCATGATTG GTGTGAAGCCTTCTCCACGTATCCTAGGTCATATGATCTTATTCACGCTAACGGTCTTTTCAGCTTGTACAAAGACAA GTGTAGTTATGAGGACATCCTTTTAGAGATGGATAGGATTTTAAGACCTGAAGGTACTGTTATAATCCGCGACCACGAGATTGAACTGATAAAAGTGAAAAAAATAGTTTCCGGAATGAGGTGGAACACAAAAATGGTGGATCATGAAGACGGTCCTCTTCTTCCAGAAAAGATACTGTTTGTAGTCAAACAATATTGGGTTGCTGCAGGCGAAAACAGTTCACCGTCTTCAAGATGA